Proteins encoded within one genomic window of Marinobacter halotolerans:
- a CDS encoding error-prone DNA polymerase, producing MHNAAYAELFCFSNFTFLTGASHPHELSERALALGYQALAITDVCSVAGIPRAWAAVRDQPIKLITGSWFTLEDAPPGAISPCFILLAKTRKGYGQLCQLITTARRRADKGQFRLFAADVETHNLSDCLCLWLPPSPAEADADQALACGEWLNRLFDPGFWIAASRCLEPGEKQQLARIRWLADHLRCPITATGEVHMHKRERQPLQDVLTALRHRTPLEQAGHCLFQNGERYLRPLPVLTKLFPAAWLEETVTIANQCTFEPGSLRYEYPPDLVPEGGTPAGYLKQLTREGEKRRYPEGTPLKVQGLIRKELALISEMAYEHYFLTIHDIVAFARSQGILCQGRGSAANSAVCYCLGITEVNPARVELLFERFISRDRNEPPDIDVDFEHQRREEVIQYIYRRYGRERAALAATVIRYRPKSAIRDVGKALGFDPALIEQLLDGIDWRDRATDWRQQILDKHLTRNPKTADQFFILVNTLLGFPRHLSQHVGGFVISAGPLADLVPVENAAMADRTVIQWDKDDLESLGLMKVDVLALGMLSAIRRALELISEQRGEDFRIQDVPQEDKATYQMLQQGDSIGVFQVESRAQINMLPRLKPATYYDLVVEVAIVRPGPIQGDMVHPYLRRKHGLEPVNYPNDAIRSVLERTLGVPIFQEQVIKLAMVAAGFSAGEADQLRRAMAAWKSHGDLTPFREKLMDGMLERGHDAEFAERLYQQICGFGGYGFPESHAASFALLVYVSAWIKRHYPAAFYCALLNSQPMGFYSPSQLVQDARRHDVVVLSPDVNHSQPDHTLEGPDRHLRLGLRQIQGLSGEGAERLFQNRPAGGYQSTDEIRRLAGLNQRDLELLAGANAMPDFTANRHQAYWQLLGHEQPSALFAADAAPVYAPDICHQLPEPTEGQNILADYASQGLTLQRHPLALLREQGHLHFCHTSEQLKDIKPGVPVQVAGLVTGRQRPGTASGVTFVTLEDETGNVNVVVWLATARKQRKPLLTARLLHVKGVLERQGNIVHVMAGKLSDLSHLINSLPVHARNFH from the coding sequence ATGCACAATGCCGCTTACGCTGAGCTTTTCTGCTTCAGCAACTTCACCTTTCTGACGGGGGCATCCCACCCTCATGAACTCTCCGAGCGGGCACTGGCGCTGGGGTATCAGGCACTGGCGATCACCGATGTCTGCTCTGTCGCGGGCATTCCCCGGGCGTGGGCGGCGGTCAGGGATCAGCCGATCAAACTGATTACCGGAAGCTGGTTTACGCTGGAGGATGCTCCCCCCGGGGCGATCAGCCCCTGTTTTATTCTGCTGGCGAAAACCCGGAAAGGCTACGGCCAGCTCTGCCAACTGATCACCACCGCCCGACGCCGGGCGGATAAAGGGCAGTTCCGGCTGTTTGCAGCCGATGTGGAAACCCACAACCTGAGCGACTGTCTCTGCCTGTGGCTGCCGCCTTCGCCCGCGGAAGCCGATGCTGACCAGGCGCTGGCCTGTGGCGAATGGTTGAATCGTCTGTTTGATCCGGGGTTCTGGATTGCCGCATCCCGCTGCCTGGAACCCGGCGAGAAGCAGCAGCTGGCAAGGATTCGATGGCTCGCCGACCATCTGCGCTGCCCCATCACCGCCACGGGTGAAGTGCACATGCATAAGCGGGAAAGGCAGCCGTTGCAGGATGTGCTGACCGCCCTTCGCCATCGCACCCCCCTGGAACAGGCCGGCCACTGCCTGTTCCAGAATGGCGAGCGTTACCTGCGCCCACTGCCGGTGCTGACAAAACTGTTCCCTGCCGCCTGGCTGGAAGAAACCGTGACCATTGCCAATCAATGCACGTTCGAGCCCGGCAGCCTTCGCTACGAATACCCGCCGGATCTGGTGCCGGAAGGCGGTACGCCGGCCGGTTATCTGAAGCAACTGACTCGTGAAGGTGAAAAACGGCGCTACCCGGAAGGAACCCCGTTAAAAGTCCAGGGGCTGATCCGCAAGGAACTGGCCCTGATCTCCGAGATGGCTTACGAACACTATTTTCTGACCATCCACGATATCGTTGCCTTTGCGCGCAGCCAGGGCATTCTCTGCCAGGGCCGGGGCTCGGCCGCCAATTCCGCGGTGTGCTATTGCCTGGGCATTACCGAAGTGAACCCGGCCCGGGTGGAACTGCTGTTCGAACGCTTTATTTCCAGAGACCGGAACGAGCCGCCGGATATTGACGTGGATTTCGAGCACCAGCGCCGCGAGGAAGTCATCCAGTATATCTACCGGCGTTACGGCCGGGAGCGGGCAGCCCTGGCGGCAACGGTCATTCGCTACCGCCCCAAAAGCGCCATCCGCGACGTCGGCAAGGCTCTGGGCTTCGACCCTGCCCTGATAGAACAGCTGCTGGACGGCATCGACTGGCGCGACAGGGCCACTGACTGGCGCCAGCAGATTCTGGACAAACACTTGACCCGGAACCCCAAAACCGCCGATCAGTTTTTCATTCTGGTGAATACCCTGCTGGGTTTCCCCCGACATTTATCCCAGCACGTAGGTGGATTTGTCATCAGCGCCGGCCCCCTGGCTGATCTGGTGCCGGTGGAAAACGCTGCCATGGCCGACCGGACGGTCATCCAGTGGGACAAGGACGACCTGGAAAGCCTGGGCCTGATGAAAGTCGACGTGCTTGCCCTGGGCATGCTTTCTGCCATTCGTCGGGCACTGGAACTGATCAGTGAACAGCGAGGCGAAGACTTCCGTATCCAGGATGTACCCCAGGAAGACAAGGCCACCTACCAGATGCTCCAGCAGGGCGACAGCATAGGCGTCTTCCAGGTGGAATCCCGCGCCCAGATCAACATGCTGCCGCGCCTGAAACCTGCCACCTATTACGACCTGGTGGTGGAAGTAGCGATTGTGCGTCCCGGCCCGATTCAGGGCGATATGGTGCACCCTTACCTTCGCCGGAAGCACGGCCTGGAGCCGGTGAACTATCCCAATGACGCCATTCGCAGCGTTCTTGAGCGCACGCTGGGAGTACCCATTTTTCAAGAACAGGTGATCAAACTGGCCATGGTGGCCGCCGGGTTCTCTGCCGGTGAAGCCGACCAGTTAAGGCGTGCCATGGCCGCCTGGAAGTCCCACGGGGACCTGACGCCTTTCCGGGAAAAGTTGATGGACGGCATGCTCGAACGGGGTCACGACGCCGAGTTCGCGGAACGCCTGTACCAGCAGATCTGTGGTTTTGGCGGCTACGGTTTCCCGGAATCCCACGCTGCCAGCTTTGCCCTGCTGGTCTATGTCTCCGCCTGGATCAAACGTCACTACCCGGCCGCGTTTTACTGTGCGCTACTGAACAGCCAGCCCATGGGTTTCTACTCGCCTTCACAGCTGGTGCAGGACGCCCGGCGCCATGATGTGGTGGTTCTTTCACCGGACGTAAACCACAGCCAGCCGGACCATACACTCGAGGGGCCGGATCGCCATCTGAGACTCGGCCTCCGACAGATTCAGGGACTGTCTGGTGAAGGTGCCGAGCGACTATTCCAGAACAGGCCTGCCGGCGGCTATCAAAGCACGGACGAAATTCGACGGCTTGCAGGCCTGAATCAGCGCGACCTGGAATTACTGGCCGGCGCCAACGCCATGCCGGATTTTACCGCCAACCGCCATCAGGCCTACTGGCAACTGCTTGGCCATGAACAGCCAAGTGCCCTGTTTGCAGCCGATGCGGCACCCGTATACGCCCCAGACATCTGCCACCAGCTTCCCGAACCCACCGAAGGCCAGAATATTCTGGCCGACTACGCCAGCCAGGGACTCACATTGCAGCGACACCCGCTTGCCCTGCTTCGAGAACAGGGGCACCTGCATTTTTGTCACACGTCAGAACAGCTTAAAGACATCAAACCCGGCGTTCCGGTTCAGGTGGCAGGGCTGGTTACCGGCCGGCAGCGCCCGGGGACTGCCTCCGGCGTTACTTTCGTCACCCTGGAAGATGAAACCGGTAACGTGAATGTGGTGGTGTGGCTGGCTACGGCGCGCAAGCAGCGCAAGCCGCTGCTGACTGCGCGGTTATTACATGTGAAAGGTGTATTGGAAAGACAGGGGAATATTGTGCATGTAATGGCAGGGAAGCTGTCTGATCTTAGTCACTTGATTAACAGCCTGCCGGTTCATGCCAGGAATTTTCACTAA